Proteins from a single region of Chloroherpeton thalassium ATCC 35110:
- the rpsB gene encoding 30S ribosomal protein S2, producing MAQLKLEDLLKSGAHFGHLTRRWCPKMKPYIFMEKNGIHIIDLKKTVSLADDALNAVGAIASTGKEILFVGTKKQAKAIVAEQAERAGMPYVAERWLGGMLTNFSTIRQSIRRLNSIERMEIDGTFDMITKKERLMLMREKEKLVRVLGGISKMTRLPAAIFLIDVKKEHIAVREAYSLGIPIFAIVDTNCDPEFIDYVIPANDDAIRSIELITSSVADAIIDATAVQKDDEDAAATNLASEAQDEKSEA from the coding sequence ATGGCTCAGTTAAAACTTGAAGACCTGCTTAAGTCAGGTGCGCATTTTGGGCACTTAACACGTAGATGGTGCCCAAAGATGAAACCCTATATCTTCATGGAGAAGAATGGGATTCATATTATTGACTTGAAAAAAACGGTATCTTTAGCTGATGATGCCTTAAATGCAGTCGGTGCAATTGCTTCAACAGGTAAAGAAATTTTATTTGTTGGTACAAAAAAACAAGCAAAAGCTATTGTGGCCGAGCAAGCCGAAAGAGCAGGAATGCCTTATGTTGCGGAAAGATGGCTTGGCGGTATGCTGACCAACTTTTCGACGATTCGTCAAAGTATCCGTCGGTTGAATTCAATTGAAAGAATGGAAATTGATGGAACTTTTGACATGATTACCAAGAAAGAGCGCCTCATGTTGATGCGCGAAAAAGAAAAGCTGGTAAGAGTACTTGGCGGTATTTCAAAAATGACGCGTCTTCCAGCTGCTATCTTCTTAATTGATGTGAAAAAAGAGCACATCGCAGTACGAGAAGCTTATTCACTGGGCATTCCGATTTTTGCTATTGTTGATACAAATTGTGATCCTGAGTTCATTGATTATGTGATTCCTGCTAATGACGATGCAATTCGTTCAATTGAATTGATTACGTCGTCAGTTGCTGACGCTATTATTGATGCTACTGCAGTTCAAAAGGATGATGAGGATGCAGCAGCAACAAACCTTGCAAGTGAAGCGCAAGATGAAAAAAGCGAAGCATAA
- the rpsI gene encoding 30S ribosomal protein S9 — MNDEMISATGRRKTSVARAFVRPGTGRVLVNGKDVKEYFAEKRYSDNAVRPLMLTDSLEKFDVKVSVYGGGLSGQVGAVSLAIARAIVEYDEANRVALRPERLLTRDPRMVERKKYGQKKARKRFQFSKR, encoded by the coding sequence ATGAATGACGAAATGATAAGCGCGACAGGAAGACGAAAAACTTCAGTAGCTCGTGCGTTTGTTCGCCCGGGAACCGGTCGGGTGTTGGTTAATGGCAAAGACGTTAAAGAATATTTTGCGGAAAAGCGTTATAGCGATAACGCAGTAAGACCACTTATGCTAACAGATTCTTTAGAAAAGTTTGATGTAAAAGTTTCTGTTTATGGTGGTGGGTTGAGCGGTCAAGTGGGTGCTGTCAGCTTGGCGATTGCTCGTGCCATTGTGGAATACGATGAAGCTAATCGTGTGGCATTAAGACCAGAGCGGTTATTAACTCGCGATCCAAGAATGGTTGAGCGCAAAAAATATGGACAGAAGAAAGCTCGTAAGCGCTTCCAGTTCTCAAAGCGTTAA
- the rplM gene encoding 50S ribosomal protein L13: MKVDTQSFRTYSAKKGEVERKWFVVDAEGKTLGHLASEIARVLRGKHKPQFTRHIDTGDFVVVTNAEKVSVTGAKALKKQYYSYSAYPGGERFEKYREVMAKHPEKIIERAVWGMLPHNNLGRQQFKKLKVYVGDLHPHTAQQPAELKVS, translated from the coding sequence ATGAAAGTCGATACTCAAAGTTTTCGTACTTACTCGGCAAAAAAAGGAGAAGTTGAGCGTAAGTGGTTTGTTGTAGATGCGGAAGGCAAAACGCTTGGCCATTTGGCTTCTGAGATTGCAAGGGTTTTAAGGGGAAAACATAAGCCGCAATTCACCAGACATATTGATACGGGTGATTTTGTCGTCGTAACCAATGCAGAAAAAGTATCAGTTACAGGTGCGAAAGCATTGAAAAAACAATATTATAGCTATTCAGCCTATCCAGGCGGAGAGCGTTTTGAAAAATATCGTGAAGTCATGGCAAAGCATCCTGAGAAAATTATTGAGCGAGCCGTATGGGGCATGCTGCCTCATAACAACCTCGGTCGCCAACAGTTTAAAAAGCTAAAGGTGTATGTTGGGGATCTTCATCCTCATACAGCACAGCAGCCAGCTGAATTAAAAGTATCTTAA
- a CDS encoding rod shape-determining protein, with protein sequence MGFLDFFSKDVAIDLGTANTLIFIRGKGIVLNEPSIVALDRNSRKVVAIGSEARQMHEKTHRDIITIKPLGGGVIADYEAAEELIRGLIKKTQKDFSGSIRRMVIGIPSGITEVEKRAVRDSAEHVGAKEVYLVAEPMAAAIGIGLDVEAPFGNMIVDIGGGTTEIAVISLSGLAAGESIRVAGTEITNAILQHFRKTYNLAIGERTAEEIKIKIGSAYELEEELIATVKGRNLVTSLPEQRDVSSPEIREAIAEPIGQIVNAVRRCLETTPPELSADILDRGILLTGGGALIKGLDKRLSDETKLPVHVGEDPLTAVVRGTGKVLENLEKYQKVLMQTKRI encoded by the coding sequence ATGGGTTTTCTGGATTTTTTTTCAAAAGATGTTGCCATTGATTTAGGAACTGCAAATACCCTTATTTTCATACGAGGTAAAGGGATTGTCTTAAATGAACCTTCAATTGTTGCTCTCGACAGAAACTCGCGTAAAGTTGTGGCGATTGGAAGCGAAGCCCGGCAAATGCATGAAAAAACCCATCGCGACATTATCACAATTAAACCGCTGGGCGGTGGCGTTATCGCTGATTATGAGGCGGCAGAAGAACTCATCCGTGGCCTCATTAAAAAGACGCAAAAGGACTTTTCAGGCTCAATTCGTCGTATGGTTATTGGCATTCCCTCTGGCATTACTGAAGTTGAGAAAAGAGCTGTTAGAGATTCAGCTGAGCACGTTGGCGCAAAAGAGGTTTACCTTGTTGCAGAGCCAATGGCTGCCGCTATTGGTATTGGCTTGGATGTTGAAGCCCCGTTTGGAAACATGATTGTCGATATTGGCGGCGGAACAACGGAAATTGCCGTCATTTCGCTTTCAGGGTTAGCTGCTGGCGAGTCTATTCGCGTGGCGGGAACAGAAATCACCAACGCGATTCTTCAACATTTTCGCAAAACGTATAACCTCGCAATCGGCGAACGCACAGCAGAAGAAATTAAAATAAAAATTGGCTCGGCTTATGAGCTTGAAGAAGAATTGATCGCGACGGTCAAAGGTCGAAATTTGGTGACCAGCCTTCCAGAACAACGCGATGTTAGCTCCCCAGAAATTCGTGAAGCGATTGCTGAACCAATTGGCCAAATTGTTAATGCAGTTCGGCGCTGCCTTGAAACCACGCCACCTGAACTTTCTGCCGACATTCTCGATAGAGGAATTTTGCTCACCGGAGGCGGCGCACTAATTAAAGGATTAGATAAACGACTGAGCGACGAAACAAAACTTCCCGTCCATGTTGGAGAAGATCCTTTGACAGCTGTGGTTAGAGGAACTGGCAAAGTTCTTGAAAACCTTGAAAAATATCAAAAAGTGCTCATGCAAACCAAGCGTATTTAA